In the genome of Staphylococcus durrellii, one region contains:
- a CDS encoding class I SAM-dependent methyltransferase, whose amino-acid sequence MRHQGRNDFTLRLLEAVNIQEGMRVLDVGCATGEVTHLLSEIVGVSGEVIGVDMNEQLLDIAKANNNADNIEYINSDVYQLPDELEPFDVIVGRRILMYLPEAKACLQNLKRFLKPGGILCFQESDAINGGAGAHQLPLHQQAIQRIWDTVAAEGGDIHIGQKLYMMYLNIGIPQPQVIAEALIQTSDDNDLQWLTEMMETRMKQNEIVNQDFSLETFKANMSHEAQEAQAAFIRDMAFGVWGRKE is encoded by the coding sequence ATGAGACATCAAGGTAGAAATGATTTTACGTTAAGGTTGCTTGAAGCGGTGAATATTCAAGAAGGTATGCGCGTACTTGACGTAGGCTGCGCGACTGGTGAAGTAACGCATTTGTTATCAGAAATTGTTGGCGTTTCGGGTGAAGTGATCGGCGTAGATATGAATGAGCAGTTGCTTGATATAGCAAAAGCTAATAATAATGCAGACAATATAGAATATATTAATAGTGATGTGTACCAATTACCTGATGAACTAGAGCCATTTGATGTGATTGTAGGTAGACGAATATTAATGTATCTTCCTGAAGCAAAAGCATGTTTACAAAACTTAAAAAGATTTTTAAAACCTGGCGGCATACTATGTTTCCAAGAAAGTGACGCAATTAATGGAGGTGCTGGTGCGCATCAATTGCCGTTACATCAACAAGCTATTCAACGTATTTGGGATACGGTAGCGGCGGAAGGTGGAGATATTCATATAGGGCAGAAATTGTATATGATGTATCTTAATATTGGGATTCCTCAACCACAAGTAATTGCAGAAGCACTTATTCAAACGTCTGACGATAACGATCTTCAATGGTTAACAGAAATGATGGAAACAAGAATGAAACAAAATGAAATTGTAAATCAAGATTTTTCATTGGAAACATTTAAAGCTAACATGTCTCACGAAGCCCAAGAAGCCCAGGCAGCATTTATACGTGATATGGCTTTCGGCGTGTGGGGAAGAAAAGAATGA
- a CDS encoding CitMHS family transporter, with protein MQDDSIWLTIVGLVIIISIVGLLIAKRISPVVGMILIPSIGALVLGHSIGDLVKYFNSGLDQVMSVVIMFIFAIIFFGLMTDAGLFKPLVKRLILVTRGNVVIVCIMTALIGTIIQLDGAGATTFLLSIPALLPLYKALNMNRYLLILLLGLSASVMNMVPWGGPMARTASVLNVKNVNELWYGVIPVQIVGVFLVLIFAVYLGLREKRRINRAVINGEIEDTQHVDVHKLVEVYERDQEVKFPVRGTVVKHPWINWINVILTLVIIVMMLVNVAPPEFAFMIGVAIALIINFPNVDEQMSRLKAHAPNALMMAAVIIAAGMFLGVLNETGMLKAIALNFIHIIPNGVGPYLHIIVGIFGVPLDLLTSTDAYYFAILPIVEQTAGQFHVPSVSTAYSMLIGNIIGTFVSPFSPALWLAIGLAEANMGTYIKYAFFWIWGFAIVMLLIALLMGVVTV; from the coding sequence ATGCAAGATGATAGTATTTGGCTTACGATAGTGGGCCTAGTTATAATTATTTCAATTGTGGGGTTGTTAATCGCTAAACGTATTAGTCCTGTTGTGGGTATGATTTTAATACCTAGTATTGGGGCGCTCGTATTAGGGCATAGTATTGGCGATTTAGTTAAATATTTTAATAGTGGTTTGGATCAAGTTATGAGCGTAGTAATTATGTTTATTTTCGCCATCATATTCTTTGGCTTAATGACTGACGCTGGCTTATTTAAGCCATTAGTTAAAAGGTTAATATTAGTTACAAGAGGGAACGTTGTGATTGTTTGTATTATGACGGCGCTTATCGGAACTATCATTCAGCTTGATGGTGCAGGCGCGACGACATTCTTACTATCAATACCAGCTTTACTACCATTATATAAAGCACTGAACATGAATCGGTATTTACTTATCTTGTTATTAGGTTTAAGTGCTTCAGTAATGAACATGGTGCCTTGGGGCGGACCAATGGCTCGTACAGCATCAGTTTTAAATGTGAAAAATGTTAATGAATTATGGTATGGCGTGATACCAGTACAAATTGTTGGTGTATTTCTAGTGCTAATTTTTGCTGTATATTTAGGTTTAAGAGAAAAAAGAAGAATCAACCGAGCAGTGATAAATGGAGAAATAGAAGATACACAACACGTCGATGTACATAAATTAGTAGAAGTGTATGAACGTGATCAAGAGGTTAAATTTCCAGTGCGTGGCACAGTAGTAAAACATCCTTGGATTAATTGGATTAACGTTATTTTAACTTTAGTTATCATCGTTATGATGTTAGTAAATGTCGCACCACCAGAATTTGCATTTATGATTGGTGTGGCAATTGCACTAATTATTAACTTCCCAAATGTCGACGAGCAAATGAGTCGACTCAAAGCACACGCGCCTAATGCGTTGATGATGGCCGCAGTCATTATTGCGGCTGGGATGTTTTTAGGCGTGCTAAATGAAACTGGCATGTTGAAAGCAATTGCACTTAACTTTATCCATATTATTCCGAATGGAGTTGGACCATACTTACACATCATCGTTGGTATATTTGGGGTTCCACTAGACTTATTAACAAGTACGGATGCTTATTATTTCGCAATCTTACCTATTGTGGAACAAACTGCAGGTCAATTCCATGTGCCATCAGTTTCCACAGCATATTCTATGTTAATAGGAAATATTATCGGTACTTTCGTCAGCCCTTTCTCGCCAGCATTATGGTTAGCAATTGGTTTAGCAGAAGCAAACATGGGAACATATATTAAATATGCATTCTTCTGGATATGGGGCTTCGCAATCGTTATGTTACTCATTGCGTTATTAATGGGAGTTGTAACGGTTTAA
- a CDS encoding SE2200 family small protein: MKTLLVVVALGALAFFGLKRYQKHVNKVPNIEY; this comes from the coding sequence ATGAAAACATTATTAGTTGTTGTAGCCTTAGGTGCGCTAGCATTCTTCGGGCTAAAACGTTATCAAAAACACGTAAACAAAGTACCAAACATCGAGTATTAA